From Xylanibacillus composti, the proteins below share one genomic window:
- a CDS encoding SHOCT domain-containing protein → MSRKLIRYSMQIAMLKQLLALSLITEKEFTLIKNKTMKEYDVVSDLTS, encoded by the coding sequence ATGAGTCGAAAATTAATCAGATATAGCATGCAAATTGCCATGTTGAAACAATTATTGGCTCTGTCACTGATTACGGAAAAAGAGTTTACTCTTATCAAAAACAAAACCATGAAGGAATACGATGTTGTTTCAGACCTGACTTCTTGA
- a CDS encoding recombinase family protein, translating into MGYAVEVIKANRKLSDRVGGRPDRLRVAPYARVSTDTEEQLSSYKSQVAHYTDMVSQRNDWILVDIYADEAITGTQVKKRDDFQRLIKDCMDGKIDMVITKSISRFARNTVDTLKYVRMLKERNVAVFFEKENINTLTMDGEMLLTILSSVAQQEVENISSIVKMGLKMKMQRGELVGFQSCLGYDYDPVTKQISVNEEEAKIVRYIFERYISGVGAYVIAKELMEFGYKTKSGNPEWNDTTVLGIIKNEKYKGDLLQGKTFTLDPISKRRLENHGEEDQYYIKNHHEPIVSEEVFNKAQDILHRRGKNRGKLKQGSKREKYSRKFAFSSKLECAFCGSNFSRRSWNSGTSHEKTIWQCTTNTKKGKRFCPHSKGIEEKIIEGAFIETYKLVCSNHKDVLDELLIRMESVFSDQNNQKQLNKIINEIQAIEHKRCKLIDLHLEEKIDRPTYERKFEELESTLTELLDEREGLEEAAQEEINIEKRIEHFRKVLQTNAILSTFDRNVFESVVDKVIIGESLNEGNPNPYKLTFIYKTGFTSSVQAKMGRQNRKKPSVNERSDSCSYSQLNTCGVCSET; encoded by the coding sequence ATGGGGTACGCAGTTGAAGTAATCAAAGCCAATCGGAAGCTATCAGATCGTGTTGGAGGAAGGCCAGACCGTCTGCGCGTTGCTCCTTATGCCAGAGTGAGTACCGACACGGAAGAACAGTTAAGCAGCTATAAGTCGCAAGTTGCTCACTATACAGATATGGTTAGCCAACGAAACGATTGGATATTGGTGGACATTTACGCGGATGAAGCCATCACGGGAACCCAAGTGAAGAAACGTGATGATTTCCAACGACTGATAAAGGATTGCATGGATGGCAAAATTGATATGGTTATTACCAAGTCCATTTCAAGGTTTGCCAGAAATACTGTGGACACTTTGAAATATGTTCGCATGTTGAAAGAAAGAAACGTTGCTGTATTTTTTGAGAAAGAGAATATCAACACGCTTACTATGGATGGGGAAATGTTACTAACCATTTTAAGTTCGGTTGCTCAACAAGAGGTTGAGAATATTTCTTCTATTGTAAAAATGGGCTTGAAAATGAAAATGCAACGTGGGGAACTGGTTGGATTTCAAAGCTGCCTTGGATATGACTATGATCCCGTTACCAAACAGATATCGGTAAACGAAGAAGAAGCTAAGATTGTACGCTACATCTTTGAGCGCTATATTTCTGGTGTTGGTGCATACGTGATTGCAAAAGAACTGATGGAATTTGGATATAAGACGAAAAGTGGGAATCCCGAATGGAATGATACAACTGTTCTAGGCATTATTAAGAATGAGAAATATAAAGGTGATCTCCTTCAGGGAAAGACGTTTACTCTCGATCCGATTTCCAAGCGCAGACTTGAAAATCATGGTGAGGAAGATCAATACTACATCAAAAATCATCATGAGCCAATTGTCAGCGAAGAAGTCTTTAACAAGGCACAGGATATATTGCACCGTAGAGGAAAAAATCGCGGGAAGCTTAAACAAGGCAGTAAACGGGAAAAATACAGTAGGAAATTCGCTTTTAGCAGCAAGTTGGAATGTGCGTTCTGTGGTTCCAACTTCTCTCGGCGGAGTTGGAATAGTGGTACATCGCATGAAAAGACAATTTGGCAGTGTACCACTAACACGAAGAAGGGAAAAAGATTTTGTCCGCACAGCAAAGGAATAGAAGAAAAAATTATTGAAGGTGCATTTATTGAAACGTACAAATTAGTTTGTAGTAATCATAAGGATGTGTTAGACGAATTATTAATCAGAATGGAATCCGTATTTAGTGACCAGAACAATCAAAAACAATTGAACAAAATTATAAATGAAATCCAGGCGATTGAACATAAGCGCTGTAAACTGATCGACTTGCATCTGGAAGAAAAAATAGACCGCCCAACATATGAGCGTAAGTTTGAGGAACTCGAATCCACGTTGACCGAACTGCTCGACGAAAGAGAGGGATTGGAGGAAGCGGCGCAAGAAGAAATCAATATCGAGAAAAGAATTGAACATTTCCGCAAAGTGCTTCAAACGAATGCCATCCTGTCTACATTTGACCGGAATGTGTTTGAGAGCGTCGTTGATAAAGTTATAATTGGAGAGAGCCTTAATGAAGGTAACCCTAATCCTTATAAGCTAACTTTTATCTATAAAACAGGCTTTACGAGCAGCGTTCAAGC